The following proteins are encoded in a genomic region of Drosophila bipectinata strain 14024-0381.07 chromosome XL, DbipHiC1v2, whole genome shotgun sequence:
- the Usp2 gene encoding ubiquitin carboxyl-terminal hydrolase Usp2 isoform X2, which translates to MMLDIKKTRGFHKIPQASKLQATANAAPSGGSSASASASAAVAAAAAAGETSAVTGTATGNQNTSSRRGSGSISRLKGSKHTTATTGAAAGASVAVGKTHAALAAAKYGGGGGVTAAVRSGPGTAAAGAGANPVRAANQRYFLVPSYKDPTFLKAECELAHAQVTTHSKGKPSGKRSRAVEDSRNNNPGTGTGTGTGVAAGQRSNPAGALGDMRRTPMINGNQQTGSNGIGNGTGTSTSTNNTTSSTTTTITTITTTTTTTTSNLLKYSARSAGGATATAHHLHHHQQPQPQQSHKLYKLKPIHGSCNNNSGAPVAIMNGHTTTTTNHNNNNSGGLNSINNNMQRQQQQQQQQHDDISYIDSDEPAAGSSAGAGTGTGLSGSSGAGTGAIKSSICYFKPITPPQLRHHHQQREQRRGDDQEAPGGNGKRYARPKSTIIASAHSNFAANYEKFNNYRQTNGTPDPAAGSESRTSAGGNPSSNARRYGIDSLSIKASIEKFNNLSGQKQRQATPTPVLGAGSRAGSSGSSAAAGRSNQNIGSSSGNLQQRFSSDLDNIRVAAGYSGSLTRATYRSTSTVSQAAPPTAAGSGIGSMAVSKVQMRGVHGSNSNRQAVECEAMTKTQARSATGNSGSARSVLPPVSPTSSRYWEHDRDRDTTTSRSTVGTSSSLNSSSLKHSTDDGYKSASSATRDEKSEGLCGLRNIGNTCFMNSVIQCLSHTQELTRFLRSHHGSRSASTKDQQILHEFAKLIQEMWTSNVHTVTPMELKRAFSTKHRMYSDYNQQDAQEFLRFFLDSLHSALNTGVKGETLNIDDNLSDNKKADLTWEWYTRHENSLVRDLFVGQLKSTLKCTTCGNTSVTFDPFWDLSVPLPSSSRCKLEACLDLFIREEVLDGDEMPTCAKCKTRRKCTKSFTIQRFPKYLVIHLKRFSETRWSKLSNIVEFPTMDRELNMGSYGANSNSNVHYSLYAISNHMGSTAGGHYVALCKHPVSRKWHEFNDNIVSDALSENFLVSSSAYILFYERA; encoded by the exons ATGATGTTAGACATTAAGAAAACCAGAGGATTCCACAAGATTCCACAGGCATCCAAATTGCAGGCAACGGCGAACGCAGCCCCATCAGGAGGATCATCAGCATCCGCATCAGCATccgcagcagtagcagcagcagcagccgctggAGAGACAAGCGCAGTCACAGGAACAGCAACTGGTAACCAGAACACATCGTCGCGTCGAGGTTCCGGCTCCATATCGCGACTAAAGGGAAGTAAACACACCACGGCAACTACTGGTGCTGCAGCCGGAGCATCGGTGGCTGTGGGCAAAACACACGCCGCCTTGGCGGCAGCCAAATACGGAGGCGGAGGTGGAGTAACTGCAGCCGTACGCTCTGGTCCTGGaactgcagcagcaggagcaggagctaaTCCCGTGCGAGCCGCCAATCAGCGCTATTTCTTGGTGCCCAGCTATAAGGACCCCACATTCCTCAAGGCCGAATGCGAACTGGCCCATGCCCAGGTGACGACCCATTCGAAGGGTAAGCCCAGCGGCAAACGTAGTCGTGCCGTGGAGGATTCCAGAAACAATAATCCGGGAACGGGAACAGGAACCGGCACTGGGGTAGCAGCCGGACAACGATCGAATCCGGCCGGGGCGCTGGGTGATATGCGACGCACGCCCATGATCAATGGCAATCAGCAGACCGGCAGCAACGGCATCGGCAACGGCACCGGCACCTCCACCAGCACCAACAACACCACCTCCAGCACAACCACTACCAttaccaccatcaccaccaccaccaccaccactaccagCAACCTGCTCAAGTACAGTGCCAGGTCAGCGGGAGGAGCCACTGCGACCGCCCACCACctacaccaccaccagcagccacagccacagcagTCCCATAAGCTCTACAAGCTGAAGCCCATCCACGGCAGCTGCAACAACAACTCGGGCGCTCCCGTAGCTATTATGAATGGTCACACCACGACCACAaccaaccacaacaacaacaacagcggtGGACTCAAcagcatcaacaacaacatgcaacggcagcagcaacagcaacagcagcagcacgaTGACATCAGCTACATAGACAGCGATGAGCCGGCAGCGGGCAGCTCGGCAGGAGCAGGAACAGGCACTGGATTATCGGGTTCTTCGGGAGCAGGAACGGGAGCCATCAAGTCTAGCATTTGCTACTTTAAGCCCATAACGCCGCCGCAGCTGagacaccaccaccagcagcggGAGCAGCGTCGGGGCGACGACCAGGAGGCTCCAGGAGGTAATGGCAAGCGCTACGCCCGCCCCAAGTCGACCATCATAGCGTCGGCGCACTCCAACTTCGCGGCCAACTACGAGAAGTTCAACAACTATCGCCAGACCAACGGAACCCCGGACCCGGCCGCCGGCTCGGAGTCGCGCACCAGTGCTGGAGGCAATCCCAGCAGCAACGCCCGTCGGTACGGCATCGATTCGCTGAGCATCAAAGCATCGATCGAGAAGTTCAACAACCTCAGTGGCCAGAAGCAGAGGCAGGCGACTCCGACGCCAGTGCTGGGAGCCGGATCGCGGGCAGGATCGTCGGGTAGCTCGGCCGCGGCCGGACGCAGCAACCAGAACATTGGGAGCAGCAGCGGGAATCTGCAGCAGCGCTTCAGCAGCGATCTGGACAACATTCGCGTGGCGGCCGGCTACAGTGGCTCCCTGACACGTGCCACCTACCGGTCGACGTCCACCGTCAGCCAGGCGGCGCCGCCGACAGCCGCCGGCTCCGGCATCGGGTCGATGGCGGTGAGCAAGGTGCAGATGCGGGGAGTCCACGGTAGCAACAGCAACCGGCAGGCGGTCGAGTGCGAGGCCATGACTAAG ACGCAGGCGAGAAGTGCCACCGGGAACAGCGGCAGTGCTCGGAGCGTCCTGCCGCCCGTGTCGCCCACATCGAGTCGCTACTGGGAGCACGATCGCGATCGCGACACAACCACCAGCCGCAGCACCGTCGGCACCTCATCCTCCCTCAACTCGTCCTCGTTGAAGCACAGCACCGACGATGGCTACAAGAGCGCCTCCTCAGCCACCAGGGATGAGAAGTCGGAAG GTTTGTGCGGGCTGAGAAACATTGGGAACACTTGCTTCATGAACTCGGTCATCCAGTGTTTGAGCCACACCCAAGAGTTGACCCGCTTCCTGCGCTCGCACCATGGATCGCGTTCCGCCTCCACCAAGGATCAGCAGATACTCCACG AATTTGCCAAACTCATCCAGGAGATGTGGACATCGAATGTGCACACTGTGACGCCGATGGAGCTGAAGCGCGCCTTCTCCACCAAGCACCGCATGTATAGCGACTACAACCAGCAGGACGCCCAAGAGTTCCTGCGCTTCTTCCTTGACTCGCTGCACTCGGCCCTCAACACGGGCGTAAAGGGAGAGACGCTCAACATTGATGATAATCTCAG TGACAATAAGAAGGCGGACCTCACCTGGGAGTGGTATACGCGGCACGAGAACTCGCTGGTGCGCGACCTCTTTGTCGGGCAGCTGAAGAGCACCCTGAAGTGCACCACCTGCGGCAACACCAGCGTCACCTTCGATCCGTTCTGGGACCTGAGCGTGCCATTGCCCTCATCATCACGCTGCAAGCTGGAGGCCTGCTTGGACCTCTTCATTCGCGAGGAGGTGCTCGACGGCGACGAGATGCCCACATGCGCCAAATGCAAGACACGACGGAAATGCACCAAGAGTTTCACCATCCAACGTTTCCCAAAATATCTAGTTATAC ACTTGAAACGTTTCTCGGAGACGCGCTGGAGCAAGCTGTCGAACATCGTGGAGTTCCCCACAATGGATCGCGAACTAAACATGGGCTCCTATGGGGCCAACTCCAACTCCAATGTGCATTACTCGCTCTACGCGATATCCAATCATATGG GCTCAACTGCTGGTGGACATTATGTGGCCCTTTGTAAGCATCCCGTTTCCCGTAAGTGGCACGAGTTCAACGATAATAT TGTCAGCGATGCCTTGTCCGAAAACTTTCTCGTTTCATCCAGTGCCTATATACTTTTCTATGAGCGTGCGTAA
- the Usp2 gene encoding ubiquitin carboxyl-terminal hydrolase Usp2 isoform X1 — MMLDIKKTRGFHKIPQASKLQATANAAPSGGSSASASASAAVAAAAAAGETSAVTGTATGNQNTSSRRGSGSISRLKGSKHTTATTGAAAGASVAVGKTHAALAAAKYGGGGGVTAAVRSGPGTAAAGAGANPVRAANQRYFLVPSYKDPTFLKAECELAHAQVTTHSKGKPSGKRSRAVEDSRNNNPGTGTGTGTGVAAGQRSNPAGALGDMRRTPMINGNQQTGSNGIGNGTGTSTSTNNTTSSTTTTITTITTTTTTTTSNLLKYSARSAGGATATAHHLHHHQQPQPQQSHKLYKLKPIHGSCNNNSGAPVAIMNGHTTTTTNHNNNNSGGLNSINNNMQRQQQQQQQQHDDISYIDSDEPAAGSSAGAGTGTGLSGSSGAGTGAIKSSICYFKPITPPQLRHHHQQREQRRGDDQEAPGGNGKRYARPKSTIIASAHSNFAANYEKFNNYRQTNGTPDPAAGSESRTSAGGNPSSNARRYGIDSLSIKASIEKFNNLSGQKQRQATPTPVLGAGSRAGSSGSSAAAGRSNQNIGSSSGNLQQRFSSDLDNIRVAAGYSGSLTRATYRSTSTVSQAAPPTAAGSGIGSMAVSKVQMRGVHGSNSNRQAVECEAMTKVTNNDNAATATPAAAVAATPPPPPPHQPSATSSVSTTATATAPASSTVTDTSTGPATGSIAASDSTQARSATGNSGSARSVLPPVSPTSSRYWEHDRDRDTTTSRSTVGTSSSLNSSSLKHSTDDGYKSASSATRDEKSEGLCGLRNIGNTCFMNSVIQCLSHTQELTRFLRSHHGSRSASTKDQQILHEFAKLIQEMWTSNVHTVTPMELKRAFSTKHRMYSDYNQQDAQEFLRFFLDSLHSALNTGVKGETLNIDDNLSDNKKADLTWEWYTRHENSLVRDLFVGQLKSTLKCTTCGNTSVTFDPFWDLSVPLPSSSRCKLEACLDLFIREEVLDGDEMPTCAKCKTRRKCTKSFTIQRFPKYLVIHLKRFSETRWSKLSNIVEFPTMDRELNMGSYGANSNSNVHYSLYAISNHMGSTAGGHYVALCKHPVSRKWHEFNDNIVSDALSENFLVSSSAYILFYERA; from the exons ATGATGTTAGACATTAAGAAAACCAGAGGATTCCACAAGATTCCACAGGCATCCAAATTGCAGGCAACGGCGAACGCAGCCCCATCAGGAGGATCATCAGCATCCGCATCAGCATccgcagcagtagcagcagcagcagccgctggAGAGACAAGCGCAGTCACAGGAACAGCAACTGGTAACCAGAACACATCGTCGCGTCGAGGTTCCGGCTCCATATCGCGACTAAAGGGAAGTAAACACACCACGGCAACTACTGGTGCTGCAGCCGGAGCATCGGTGGCTGTGGGCAAAACACACGCCGCCTTGGCGGCAGCCAAATACGGAGGCGGAGGTGGAGTAACTGCAGCCGTACGCTCTGGTCCTGGaactgcagcagcaggagcaggagctaaTCCCGTGCGAGCCGCCAATCAGCGCTATTTCTTGGTGCCCAGCTATAAGGACCCCACATTCCTCAAGGCCGAATGCGAACTGGCCCATGCCCAGGTGACGACCCATTCGAAGGGTAAGCCCAGCGGCAAACGTAGTCGTGCCGTGGAGGATTCCAGAAACAATAATCCGGGAACGGGAACAGGAACCGGCACTGGGGTAGCAGCCGGACAACGATCGAATCCGGCCGGGGCGCTGGGTGATATGCGACGCACGCCCATGATCAATGGCAATCAGCAGACCGGCAGCAACGGCATCGGCAACGGCACCGGCACCTCCACCAGCACCAACAACACCACCTCCAGCACAACCACTACCAttaccaccatcaccaccaccaccaccaccactaccagCAACCTGCTCAAGTACAGTGCCAGGTCAGCGGGAGGAGCCACTGCGACCGCCCACCACctacaccaccaccagcagccacagccacagcagTCCCATAAGCTCTACAAGCTGAAGCCCATCCACGGCAGCTGCAACAACAACTCGGGCGCTCCCGTAGCTATTATGAATGGTCACACCACGACCACAaccaaccacaacaacaacaacagcggtGGACTCAAcagcatcaacaacaacatgcaacggcagcagcaacagcaacagcagcagcacgaTGACATCAGCTACATAGACAGCGATGAGCCGGCAGCGGGCAGCTCGGCAGGAGCAGGAACAGGCACTGGATTATCGGGTTCTTCGGGAGCAGGAACGGGAGCCATCAAGTCTAGCATTTGCTACTTTAAGCCCATAACGCCGCCGCAGCTGagacaccaccaccagcagcggGAGCAGCGTCGGGGCGACGACCAGGAGGCTCCAGGAGGTAATGGCAAGCGCTACGCCCGCCCCAAGTCGACCATCATAGCGTCGGCGCACTCCAACTTCGCGGCCAACTACGAGAAGTTCAACAACTATCGCCAGACCAACGGAACCCCGGACCCGGCCGCCGGCTCGGAGTCGCGCACCAGTGCTGGAGGCAATCCCAGCAGCAACGCCCGTCGGTACGGCATCGATTCGCTGAGCATCAAAGCATCGATCGAGAAGTTCAACAACCTCAGTGGCCAGAAGCAGAGGCAGGCGACTCCGACGCCAGTGCTGGGAGCCGGATCGCGGGCAGGATCGTCGGGTAGCTCGGCCGCGGCCGGACGCAGCAACCAGAACATTGGGAGCAGCAGCGGGAATCTGCAGCAGCGCTTCAGCAGCGATCTGGACAACATTCGCGTGGCGGCCGGCTACAGTGGCTCCCTGACACGTGCCACCTACCGGTCGACGTCCACCGTCAGCCAGGCGGCGCCGCCGACAGCCGCCGGCTCCGGCATCGGGTCGATGGCGGTGAGCAAGGTGCAGATGCGGGGAGTCCACGGTAGCAACAGCAACCGGCAGGCGGTCGAGTGCGAGGCCATGACTAAGGTAACGAACAACGACAATGCCGCGACAGCCACACCAGCTGCAGCCGTGGCAgccacaccaccaccaccaccaccacatcAGCCATCAGCCACGTCTTCCGTCTCCaccacagccacagccacagcccCAGCCTCCAGTACAGTCACAGACACAAGTACAGGCCCAGCTACGGGCTCGATAGCCGCCAGCGATAGT ACGCAGGCGAGAAGTGCCACCGGGAACAGCGGCAGTGCTCGGAGCGTCCTGCCGCCCGTGTCGCCCACATCGAGTCGCTACTGGGAGCACGATCGCGATCGCGACACAACCACCAGCCGCAGCACCGTCGGCACCTCATCCTCCCTCAACTCGTCCTCGTTGAAGCACAGCACCGACGATGGCTACAAGAGCGCCTCCTCAGCCACCAGGGATGAGAAGTCGGAAG GTTTGTGCGGGCTGAGAAACATTGGGAACACTTGCTTCATGAACTCGGTCATCCAGTGTTTGAGCCACACCCAAGAGTTGACCCGCTTCCTGCGCTCGCACCATGGATCGCGTTCCGCCTCCACCAAGGATCAGCAGATACTCCACG AATTTGCCAAACTCATCCAGGAGATGTGGACATCGAATGTGCACACTGTGACGCCGATGGAGCTGAAGCGCGCCTTCTCCACCAAGCACCGCATGTATAGCGACTACAACCAGCAGGACGCCCAAGAGTTCCTGCGCTTCTTCCTTGACTCGCTGCACTCGGCCCTCAACACGGGCGTAAAGGGAGAGACGCTCAACATTGATGATAATCTCAG TGACAATAAGAAGGCGGACCTCACCTGGGAGTGGTATACGCGGCACGAGAACTCGCTGGTGCGCGACCTCTTTGTCGGGCAGCTGAAGAGCACCCTGAAGTGCACCACCTGCGGCAACACCAGCGTCACCTTCGATCCGTTCTGGGACCTGAGCGTGCCATTGCCCTCATCATCACGCTGCAAGCTGGAGGCCTGCTTGGACCTCTTCATTCGCGAGGAGGTGCTCGACGGCGACGAGATGCCCACATGCGCCAAATGCAAGACACGACGGAAATGCACCAAGAGTTTCACCATCCAACGTTTCCCAAAATATCTAGTTATAC ACTTGAAACGTTTCTCGGAGACGCGCTGGAGCAAGCTGTCGAACATCGTGGAGTTCCCCACAATGGATCGCGAACTAAACATGGGCTCCTATGGGGCCAACTCCAACTCCAATGTGCATTACTCGCTCTACGCGATATCCAATCATATGG GCTCAACTGCTGGTGGACATTATGTGGCCCTTTGTAAGCATCCCGTTTCCCGTAAGTGGCACGAGTTCAACGATAATAT TGTCAGCGATGCCTTGTCCGAAAACTTTCTCGTTTCATCCAGTGCCTATATACTTTTCTATGAGCGTGCGTAA
- the Usp2 gene encoding ubiquitin carboxyl-terminal hydrolase Usp2 isoform X4, translated as MNSVIQCLSHTQELTRFLRSHHGSRSASTKDQQILHEFAKLIQEMWTSNVHTVTPMELKRAFSTKHRMYSDYNQQDAQEFLRFFLDSLHSALNTGVKGETLNIDDNLSDNKKADLTWEWYTRHENSLVRDLFVGQLKSTLKCTTCGNTSVTFDPFWDLSVPLPSSSRCKLEACLDLFIREEVLDGDEMPTCAKCKTRRKCTKSFTIQRFPKYLVIHLKRFSETRWSKLSNIVEFPTMDRELNMGSYGANSNSNVHYSLYAISNHMGSTAGGHYVALCKHPVSRKWHEFNDNIVSDALSENFLVSSSAYILFYERA; from the exons ATGAACTCGGTCATCCAGTGTTTGAGCCACACCCAAGAGTTGACCCGCTTCCTGCGCTCGCACCATGGATCGCGTTCCGCCTCCACCAAGGATCAGCAGATACTCCACG AATTTGCCAAACTCATCCAGGAGATGTGGACATCGAATGTGCACACTGTGACGCCGATGGAGCTGAAGCGCGCCTTCTCCACCAAGCACCGCATGTATAGCGACTACAACCAGCAGGACGCCCAAGAGTTCCTGCGCTTCTTCCTTGACTCGCTGCACTCGGCCCTCAACACGGGCGTAAAGGGAGAGACGCTCAACATTGATGATAATCTCAG TGACAATAAGAAGGCGGACCTCACCTGGGAGTGGTATACGCGGCACGAGAACTCGCTGGTGCGCGACCTCTTTGTCGGGCAGCTGAAGAGCACCCTGAAGTGCACCACCTGCGGCAACACCAGCGTCACCTTCGATCCGTTCTGGGACCTGAGCGTGCCATTGCCCTCATCATCACGCTGCAAGCTGGAGGCCTGCTTGGACCTCTTCATTCGCGAGGAGGTGCTCGACGGCGACGAGATGCCCACATGCGCCAAATGCAAGACACGACGGAAATGCACCAAGAGTTTCACCATCCAACGTTTCCCAAAATATCTAGTTATAC ACTTGAAACGTTTCTCGGAGACGCGCTGGAGCAAGCTGTCGAACATCGTGGAGTTCCCCACAATGGATCGCGAACTAAACATGGGCTCCTATGGGGCCAACTCCAACTCCAATGTGCATTACTCGCTCTACGCGATATCCAATCATATGG GCTCAACTGCTGGTGGACATTATGTGGCCCTTTGTAAGCATCCCGTTTCCCGTAAGTGGCACGAGTTCAACGATAATAT TGTCAGCGATGCCTTGTCCGAAAACTTTCTCGTTTCATCCAGTGCCTATATACTTTTCTATGAGCGTGCGTAA
- the LOC108122814 gene encoding uncharacterized protein C18orf19 homolog A: protein MATVALLTRQRMLACSMRLLGANHYRCLSVAPKLVLNPQLKEARKQSLVMPFAITRYSHKSAPTAAAPAATPVASASSPQTPKPAATTSSDLFGEAANMGLFAKFKHMYKQYWYVLIPVHVITSVGWFGGFYYLSKSGVDVPSLLQYIHLSETIIEKVQGSDMGHYAIAYLCYKVATPLRYALTLGCTTVSIKYLVQHGYIKPIPTKNELIKMYEDKKATRASAKADKAEKAEKDESK from the exons ATGGCTACAGTGGCTCTACTCACAAGGCAGCGCATGCTCGCCTGCTCCATGCGGCTCCTCGGAGCCAATCACTACAGATGCCTGTCGGTGGCGCCAAAACTGGTGTTGAATCCCCAGTTGAAGGAAGCTCGGAAGCAAAGCCTAGTCATGCCCTTTGCTATCACCCGTTACAGTCACAAGTCCGCGCCAACAGCCGCTGCTCCCGCGGCTACGCCGGTTGCATCAGCATCCAGCCCGCAAACCCCCAAGCCGGCTGCCACAACGTCGAGCGATCTCTTTGGCGAAGCTGCCAACATGGGTCTGTTCGCCAAATTCAAACACATGTACAAGCAGTACTGGTATGTGCTCATCCCGGTGCATGTGATCACGTCAGTGGGCTGGTTCGGAGGCTTCTATTATCTATCAAAAAG TGGCGTGGATGTGCCGTCACTGTTGCAATATATCCACCTAAGTGAGACGATCATCGAAAAGGTCCAGGGCTCGGATATGGGTCACTACGCCATAGCATATCTCTGCTACAAGGTGGCCACTCCTCTACGTTATGCGCTTACTCTGG GATGCACCACCGTTTCTATCAAGTATCTGGTGCAGCACGGCTACATCAAGCCCATACCCACGAAGAACGAGCTCATCAAGATGTACGAGGACAAGAAGGCCACGCGGGCCAGCGCCAAGGCCGACAAGGCGGAAAAGGCCGAAAAAGATGAGAGCAAATGA
- the LOC108122813 gene encoding tRNA methyltransferase 10 homolog A, which yields METTLQVVDPDPQVVEPSTQADEPSKPLPGVVALSTCPGTTPGTPLSKNQLKKQRKLAAYVELRKLRREKERERNKQKRRDAKEQGLPIRTGPSRKELKRKQAVTGADGNPALKVAIDLDYDELMQERDIAKCVKQCLRIYTINRRSSHPGELHFAGIRENGNIHKWFMKNDGWENWNVKYHFDKTHKDLFDREHMVYLTCESEQVLDKLQPGCTYIIGGLVDHNHFKGLCHQRATEAGLKTARLPLSEHVDMKTRSVLSTYHVFELLTKVAAGQDWTTAILDTIPVRKGAKAKDRTEDSEPKQPDEAEPQDIESQPPPSGLDS from the exons ATGGAGACGACCTTACAGGTGGTTGATCCGGACCCACAGGTGGTCGAGCCGTCGACCCAGGCAGATGAACCCTCGAAACCCCTTCCCGGCGTGGTGGCTCTCAGCACTTGCCCGGGCACCACTCCTGGTACCCCTCTGAGCAAAAATCAATTGAAAAAACAGCGAAAACTGGCCGCGTACGTGGAGCTGAGGAAACTCCGCCGGGaaaaggagcgagagcgcaacaaGCAGAAGAGGAGGGATGCCAAGGAGCAGGGCCTGCCCATTCGGACGGGTCCTTCCCGCAAGGAGCTAAAAAGGAAACAGGCTGTCACCGGAGCAGATGGCAATCCGGCCCTCAAAGTGGCCATAGATCTTGATTACGATGAGCTGATGCAAGAGAGGGACATTGCCAAGTGCGTGAAGCAATGCCTGCGAATCTACACCATCAACCGAAGGAGCTCGCATCCCGGGGAGCTGCACTTTGCTGGCATTCGAGAGAATGGCAATATCCACAAGTGGTTCATGAAAAACGACGGCTGGGAGAACTGGAACGTGAAGTATCATTTCGACAAGACGCACAAGGATTTGTTCGACCGGGAGCATATGGTCTACCTCACCTGCGAGTCGGAACAGGTGCTGGACAAGCTGCAGCCGGGCTGCACCTACATAATCGGTGGCCTGGTGGATCACAACCACTTCAAGGGACTCTGCCATCAGAGGGCCACGGAGGCGGGTCTAAAAACAGCCCGCCTGCCGCTCAGCGAGCACGTAGACATGAAAACCAGATCCGTGCTCAGCACCTATCATG tttttgagCTTCTGACCAAGGTGGCTGCTGGCCAGGACTGGACCACAGCCATTCTAGACACAATTCCCGTTCGAAAGGGGGCCAAGGCAAAGGATAGAACAGAGGACTCCGAGCCAAAGCAGCCCGATGAAGCAGAACCTCAGGATATAGAATCGCAACCTCCACCATCGGGGCTAGACAGTTGA
- the LOC108122812 gene encoding uncharacterized protein, translating to MLQALPRWSYPTLYCGAAAIVTMLLMTWVRPLGVLFLGLLGYWIYWTRCSFRIVPTDELRSKINSWLQRIEEWRHNSPSMFCLASSGCLGTLAVLGHLISGSTLVLAILVISALVSTKYNFKLLKIEHKDFQWSEKLNYNNLETEVDDEFLPDVNESNLFVLERASDVATISSPTEANDEDDDERSDDIPSELLIPDVIPEIDEHSTDEEDELAPLAAKKQKDTKEEQAAEDSDMKFRKGHFKRDSSLSTTSSSSEESLSKGLQFPDHNAVDGSSSQLRQITAASSPDQPDPAGELVALAVKSQAQALLANSGKLLPSLVSGLVQWGAGAGSGALATGSDATDSNRDREQQRLVTALDSSDESDFEILETDDFK from the exons ATGCTCCAAGCCCTGCCCCGTTGGTCGTACCCCACGCTGTACTGTGGAGCGGCCGCCATCGTCACAATGCTCCTGATGACCTG GGTCCGACCGCTGGGAGTTCTGTTTTTGGGCCTGCTCGGCTACTGGATCTACTGGACACGGTGCAGTTTCCGGATCGTTCCCACGGACGAGCTGCGAAGCAAGATCAACTCCTGGCTGCAGAGGATCGAGGAGTGGCGACACAACAGTCCCAGCATGTTCTGTTTGGCCAGTAGCGGATGCCTAGGCACCCTGGCCGTGCTCGGTCACCTCATCTCGGGCTCCACCCTGGTTCTGGCCATTTTGGTTATCTCCGCCCTCGTCTCCACCAAGTACAACTTTAAGCTCCTGAAGATCGAGCACAAGG ACTTCCAGTGGTCAGAGAAGTTGAACTACAACAACCTGGAAACCGAGGTGGATGACGAGTTCTTGCCAGACGTAAACGAGTCCAATCTGTTTGTCCTGGAGCGTGCCAGTGATGTGGCCACCATCAGCTCGCCCACAGAAGCCAACGACGAGGATGATGACGAGCGCAGCGATGACATTCCCTCGGAGCTGCTCATTCCGGACGTGATACCAGAGATCGACGAGCACTCCACGGACGAAGAGGACGAGCTGGCTCCGTTGGCAGCCAAGAAGCAAAAGGACACAAAAGAAGAGCAGGCAGCCGAGGATAGTGACATGAAGTTCCGGAAAGGACACTTCAAGCGCGACTCCTCTCTGTCCACCACCTCGTCTTCGTCGGAGGAAAGTTTGTCCAAGGGGCTGCAGTTCCCCGATCACAACGCCGTCGATGGCAGCAGCTCCCAGCTGCGCCAGATAACCGCCGCCTCATCGCCGGACCAACCGGATCCTGCTGGGGAGCTAGTCGCTCTGGCCGTTAAGAGCCAAGCTCAGGCCCTGCTCGCCAACAGCGGCAAGCTCTTGCCCAGCCTAGTCTCCGGCCTGGTGCAATGGGGAGCAGGCGCAGGCTCCGGAGCTCTAGCCACCGGCAGCGATGCCACCGATTCCAATCGAGATCGTGAGCAGCAGCGCTTGGTGACCGCCTTGGATTCGTCCGATGAGAGTGACTTTGAGATACTCGAAACGGATGACTTCAAGTAA